TCGCAGGGCCGGTTCCGGCTGGGGCTCGGCTCGGGGGAGAATCTCAACGAGCATGTGGTGGGCGGTGGTTGGCCGTCCGTGGACGTGCGGCACGAGATGCTGGAGGAGGCGGTGGAGATCATCCGGGCGCTCTTCGCGGGCGGTCATGTGAACCGGCGCGGCACCCACTTCGACGTGGAGTCGGCCCGGTTGTGGGACCTGCCGGACCAGCCGGTGCCGATCGGCGTCGCCGTGTCCGGTGAGCAGTCCTGCGCGCTCGCGGGCCGCCTCGCCGACCTGGTGATCGCGACGGAGCCGAAGGCGGCCCTGCTCGACTCCTTCGACCGGCACGGCGGCGCGGGCAAGCCGCGCGTGGGCCAGCTGCCGGTCTGCTACGACCCCGACCGGGACACGGCCGTGCACCGGGCGCACGACCAGTTCCGCTGGTTCGGCGGCGGCTGGAAGGTCAACTCCGAGCTGCCGCACCCGGATTCGTTCGCGTCGGCGACCCAGTTCGTGACGCCGGACGACGTCACCGCGTCCATCCCGTGCGGCGACGACCCGGACGACTTCGTCGAGGCCGTACGTCCCTACGCGGACGCCGGGTTCACGGAGATCGCCCTGGTGCAGATCGGCGGCGAGTCGCAGCCGGCGTATCTGGACTGGGCGGAGAAGACCCTGCTCCCGGCGCTCCACGACGCCCTCGACCACTAGACACAGAGGGCCTGCCAAAGCATCGCCAATGGGTCGATATAGGCTGCCGGTCTGCACTCGTGCAGCCCCACCAGCCCCTCCCCAGGAGAGACACCTGTGACCCTAGCGATCGCTCCGTCCGAGACGTCGCCCGAGACGACGCCCGAGTCGTCTCCCGCGCCCCTGTCCGACCTCGTGGCGCGAGACGCGCGTGAGTTCGGGACCTACGCGCGGACCGGCGGATGGGCCTTCGGCCTGATGGTGGCGCGCAGCGTACGGCCCGGCGGCCAGGGCGCGGACGAGACGCCGAAGGTGTCGGCGAAGGAGTTCGCCGAACTCGCCGGCTGCTCCGCCGATCGTGTCATGCGCTACTACAAGGCGTGGGACCGGGCCGCCGACGACGGTCTCGTCCCGCACTTCGAGGCGCTCACGCCGGGCCAGGAGGTGGAGCTGCCGGACGCCGACGTGTGGCTCGGCTACTACGTCTCCCGCAACAGCGCCACGTCCGAGCGCGGTACCGCCATCGCCGAGGCCGCCGAGGCGGAGGGCATCCGGCCGACGAAGGCACTGGAGGTCGCCGAGAACCCGACCGCGCTGCGCGCCGCGATCCTCGCCGACCCCTCCACCGCGCGGGCGGCCCGCCAGGCGCTCCTCGACCGGGTGCGCGAGGACCCGGAGCTCCAGTCCGAGCTGGCCCGTGACGTCGTGCGCACCGACGACCTGAAGAAGGCCGTCGCCACCGAGAGCCGCGCCGCGGACCGGATCGGCTACGTCCGCCAGATCGCCGAGTCCGGCCAGATCAAGACCCCCGCCGGTCAGACCGTCGACGCGCCCGTCGACCTCCGCCAGGAGGCCGAGCGCCATCTGTCGCTCCTGGACGAGCTGGAGGACGACGAGGACACCGGCGAGTGGGCCACCGAGGCCTACGACACCATGAAGACCCTCGTCGTCGAGGCCGTGGAGGCCGACCCCGAACTCCGGGTCCAGGAACGGCGGACGAAGTTCTACAGCAGTCTCCAGAAGGCGACGAAGGTGTTCGAGGAGCTGACCTTCGACGACGCGCAGGACTTCTACGAGGACGACATGGTCCAGCAGCTGGAGGAGTTGCAGCAGGCCATCGGCGTGTGCATCACTGCGTTGCGCGGGGCCCACGGGAATCACCCCCAGGAGTGAGCATCTTGTGCGCGACGGGGGTACTAGAGGGAACCAAGTCCGTTCTCCCCGGAGGCCCTCAGGTGAACCCCCTCGTGCACAAGTCCCTGGTCGTGCAGCTCCAGGCGGGCGTCGCGCACCGTTTTCCCGTGCTCGCCCACCTGTCCTACGACGCCTCGGACCCGTTCGCCGTCACGGCGGTGTTCAGCCATGACGGCCGGGTGCTCGCCCGCTGGCGGCTCGACCGGGAGATGCTCGCCGAGGGGCTGTTCAGCCCGGTCGGGGTGGGAGACGTACGCATGGGTCCGGTGTCGACGGGCATGGGGCACGAGCTGCGGGTCGAGTTCTTCGGCAATGCCCACCCCGACGGCGGCCGGCACCACGCCGTGGTCTTCATGTGGGCCCCGGCGGTGACCACGTTCCTGCGCAGAACGCGCGAGCTGGTCCCGCCGGGCAGCGAGAAGACGGGGGTCGACGACTTCCTCGCCGAGCTCTTCGCACAGGACCGGGCCGAGTAGCCGTACTCATTTCGTCGTATAGCGGTGCCGGATCCACAGCGGCACGACGAACCAGCACAGCAGGTACCAGACCACGACCGCGGTGACCAGCCACGGCACGAACGCGTCGTGGGTGGCCACCCGGAGGATCAGCAGGAGCGAGGAGGCGGTAGTGACGAGGAGCAGCAGCAGCCCGATGAAGGTCAGCCTGGACGCCCACTCCACCGCCCGCGGCTTGATGCGCCGGCCGGAGACCAGGCGGTGCAGGGACACCGGGCCGATGAGGGCGCCGGTGGCGGTGGCACCGAGGACGACCGTCACGATGTAGATGGCCTTCTCGGTGTGGCCGAGGTCCGCGTACTTCGGGGTGAACACGACGGTCAGCAGAAACCCGAACAGGATCTGCACGCCCATCTGGGCGACGCGGATCTCCTGCATGAGCTCGCCCCACATACGGTCGGCTCGCTCGTCCGCGGTCTCGTCACGGCCGGTACGCCTCTCCGGTGCCTGCACCATGCGGGACGGGTAACCCGGTGCCTGATCGTTCAAACAACCGGGCTCGCCGTCCGCGCGGACTACCAGCGGTTCTCGACCTGGTCCTTGATCCGCCGCTCGTAGATGTCCCGGACGGCCGAGAGCGTCTCGTCGGACAGCTCCGGCAGCGTGGCGGCGGCCGCGTTGGCGCGGGCCTGCTCCGGGTTGCGGGCGCCCGGGATGACGGTGGTGATGCCCGGCTGTTGGATGATCCAGCGCAGCGCGAGCTGGGCGGGGGTGTACCCCTCGGGGGCGAGGGCGGAGAACTCGGCGGCGGCCTCCACGCCGGTCGTGTAGTCGACGCCGGAGAAGGTCTCGCCGACGTCGAAGGACTCGCCGTGCCGGTTGTAGGTGCGGTGGTCGTTCTCGGGGAAGACGGTGTCCTTGGTGTACTTGCCCGACAGCAGACCGGAGGCCAGCGGCACCCGGGCGATGATGCCGACGCCCGCCTCCTGGGCGGCGGGGAGCACCTTCTGGAGCGGCTTCATGCGGAAGGCGTTGAAGATGATCTGCACGCTCGCCACACCGGGCCGGGCGATCGCGGTGAGGGCCTCTTCGCAGGTCTCCACGCTGACGCCGTACGCGGCGATGCGCTCCTCGGCGACGAGGGTGTCGAGGGCGTCGTAGACCTCGTCGTTCGAGTAGACGGGCGTGGGCGGGCAGTGCAGCTGCACCAGGTCGAGGCGGTCGACACCGAGGTTGCGGCGGGAACGGTCGTTCCAGGCGCGGAAGTTGTCGAGGACGTAGTTCTCCGGGATCTGGTCGACGCGGCGGCC
This DNA window, taken from Streptomyces sp. NBC_00663, encodes the following:
- a CDS encoding LLM class F420-dependent oxidoreductase; its protein translation is MVQIGYTMMTEQAGPRELVDHVVRAEEVGFDFSVTSDHYFPWLRSQGHSPYAWSVLGAAAQATSRIPLMTYVTCPTFRYHPAVVAQKAATMQLLSQGRFRLGLGSGENLNEHVVGGGWPSVDVRHEMLEEAVEIIRALFAGGHVNRRGTHFDVESARLWDLPDQPVPIGVAVSGEQSCALAGRLADLVIATEPKAALLDSFDRHGGAGKPRVGQLPVCYDPDRDTAVHRAHDQFRWFGGGWKVNSELPHPDSFASATQFVTPDDVTASIPCGDDPDDFVEAVRPYADAGFTEIALVQIGGESQPAYLDWAEKTLLPALHDALDH
- a CDS encoding SsgA family sporulation/cell division regulator; this encodes MNPLVHKSLVVQLQAGVAHRFPVLAHLSYDASDPFAVTAVFSHDGRVLARWRLDREMLAEGLFSPVGVGDVRMGPVSTGMGHELRVEFFGNAHPDGGRHHAVVFMWAPAVTTFLRRTRELVPPGSEKTGVDDFLAELFAQDRAE
- a CDS encoding DUF6328 family protein; the protein is MVQAPERRTGRDETADERADRMWGELMQEIRVAQMGVQILFGFLLTVVFTPKYADLGHTEKAIYIVTVVLGATATGALIGPVSLHRLVSGRRIKPRAVEWASRLTFIGLLLLLVTTASSLLLILRVATHDAFVPWLVTAVVVWYLLCWFVVPLWIRHRYTTK
- a CDS encoding aldo/keto reductase encodes the protein MDERTFGRLGQRASVIGLGTWQLGADWGDVDDKEALSVLEAAAESGVTFFDTADVYGDGRSEQTIATFLRSRPDLHVFVATKMGRRVDQIPENYVLDNFRAWNDRSRRNLGVDRLDLVQLHCPPTPVYSNDEVYDALDTLVAEERIAAYGVSVETCEEALTAIARPGVASVQIIFNAFRMKPLQKVLPAAQEAGVGIIARVPLASGLLSGKYTKDTVFPENDHRTYNRHGESFDVGETFSGVDYTTGVEAAAEFSALAPEGYTPAQLALRWIIQQPGITTVIPGARNPEQARANAAAATLPELSDETLSAVRDIYERRIKDQVENRW